GGAACCTGTCTTCCAAACTGTACTTTGAATTGACAGATCAGCAGCTCTCGATTCTGGGCCTTCTctatttttagatatttcttGTTCCTCAAATGCAGAAGCTGCAATTGTCCTAGCTTTCTCAAGCTTCTCTATTGCTTTTGATTGTCTGGAACCAGCCATTACAGCCGGTTCCTTTGGAGTCGATGATTTTTGAGtcattttgacattttttaacaCAGGAGTAGCTTTTGCATCAGTCTTATTGACCGAGACATTTTTAACAGGTTTCTGAGGGCTCATTATCTCAGTTTTAGGAACCTTAGGCAATCCAAGAGTAACTTTACTGACtttcacaaataaaataaattttcgaacgTTTAATTATTGGTTATATAGACCGACGCACTTACAAACACACGCGCGATTCGCAGTACTGTACACTCTACTAATGCTAATGCTACGCTACGTACTTTAAAATATGcgagccaaaaatatattttattgttattagcGAGCATTTTTAGTGCGGCTCTATTAAACAATCCTTGAAAATTAAGACAAAGGTTATCTAAGTATCAATAGTGTCGTTTTATTTAGATAACGATATCTAACTGACCAAGTTCTACGCTGTGGTTTGACTAATAAGCAACATCTTTTCCTGCAATGAAGTAAAAACCTTCGGCTTCAGAAGCGTTTTTGATCTATTCttgtatgaaatttgataGAAAAGAAAGAAAACAAAACAAGCGAATgctatttatgtatgtatttatttttcaactcgGGTTAGCACAATAACATACTTACAAACTATGTTAATAAgagtacaaatattttttaattaattatattcagaacaataatgacaataatattttttgattatgatAGTACAGTTACGTACTAATAGATTAtgataaacaaatattatACGCATTTTTAGTTGCGTATTGACATTTACATCAAGTAGTTACTTTTCACGGTTACGCAGAATCATATACTGTTCAATAATGTGAGTTGCTTCACTAACGGTTGAGTGTAAGGAACGTAAAAGATGTCTCTCGATGCTACCTGAAGATTGATTAATTGTTTGATAGGACTCGGCCGGGGACAGAGAATAAGTTGGGGTTGTCGGATAACTGCGGCTGGCTGACTGGGTCGGAGGCTGTAGCCCACCAGACATGTTGGTGTAAAACGACGAAGGGGTCTGACAACTTTTCGAGGACGGATTTCCTAGTGAAGCACTGGAACGATTCATTTCGTTGTACTGCTTCTTGGTAGGGCTCATTCTGCGGAAAActtttataattgaattttccGATTGTTTCTTTGCAGGCTTGGTCTTGTCGGTCATTTTCTTGCTGTCACCACCGATGATAGCAGCCACTGGAGATTTGATTTCCGCCGTCTGCTTGTTAGCTGCTTGAGTATCTGTAAACAACAATTCTTATCAAACACGGCCAGGCACATTCGGGTATCCAGTTTTAATCTGGACTGGGTAACAGGCTTTACATATCGGGATGTTGTTTCATCTACTTGCTGAGTCTTCTTGGATATAATGTCATAGTAGAGAGCAAAGTCTCAAAAGTCATATTACAGCCGAGTTATTAACCCTTTCTCAGATTACCTTAAGTCCCTACTCTTAATTTGAATCGTACGTTTTCATCTTAAAGCAGAAGAGGGCTAGCCTGTTGAGTGGAAAAGGGGCGAAATGATAGTAGATGGGGGTGCATGCACTTGTACGATTGAACCGTTACTCACACAGCCTTACTAAGGACTGTGATTGGTCTTATCCCCAAACAGCTCGTACCGATAGTCCTCGAGACAGATTATCAGAAAAGAGTTAAAGACACGGGAGCTTCATcactattttcaaaacttacctTTGCTACGTCTATTTCGTCGCGAAGTATTTTTGAAACCTCTACAGGTTTATCTTCAATTTCGCAGCGTTGATGTGCCAATTCTATGAACGTTCTCAGCCGCCAGCTGCGTCGCAAGTGAAAACAAAGCAGTTTCTTCAGGATTTATATTCTTCAGGAAATCATCtccaattgaaaattaatgtaTTCGAGTACCACTTGACGCGTtatatattagaaataatttatgcCTGTTGCTTTGTGGCGTAGTAGTCTCGCTTGACTGCATACATCATTCGCTGTGACTATGCcaatttatattaatcaattttattattccaaTATTGTTACAAcacataatatataatatattgtacGCAGAATGCTATAACAAGTTCAATCACCTGAAACTGCGTCGTGTTGTTTTGATGTTGGATAGGTCAGCACTCTAATTACGCGCATATATTCGTATTCATTGTCCTATTTGTCTTTAAACAGCGGGTAATGCActtattgaattaataattgttttatgtAAATACTATCGAACGCTATATAAGCAACCCAATTTAATCCGTAGTGCAGATAGTATACCATTTGCtttcaaaatacaaaaacgtCTCTTTTGTCGACATGTCTTCCAAACATCTATTCTTTGTCCCAATCGAATGGGGTAAGGGAGATTATACGCCagaaattttggaatttataCTCAAAGCGGAGATATCACGTGAGCAAATAATCATGAGAGTCCAGGGTATTAAAGTAAACATTGAAGGCGTCACGGCACGTCTTCGATATCATAACTTACAGCCCTGGATGCGTAAGGATCAGGATAACAACTCAAGGCCAAATTCCAATGAATATTTTGGATTAAACATTTCCTATGACGATAACACCAAGACGTGAGTTTCCcgcattttatttacaaacatTGCATCACTACTTTTATCTGGAGTTCAATAAACTTCAGAACTTTGTATTTCTACTAATGATACTATATTTATCTCACAGAGTGGACAGTCACACACTATTGCGTGATCTGCAAGGATCATCGTTTTTCGATGCAACCTCTCATAGATACCTGTACCTGGTTCCCCGCGAATGGTTAGCCCTTCCATGGGTCGCCTTAGAAAGTACACTTCACgaagagatttcaagcta
This sequence is a window from Microplitis mediator isolate UGA2020A chromosome 3, iyMicMedi2.1, whole genome shotgun sequence. Protein-coding genes within it:
- the LOC130665485 gene encoding uncharacterized protein LOC130665485 translates to MSSKHLFFVPIEWGKGDYTPEILEFILKAEISREQIIMRVQGIKVNIEGVTARLRYHNLQPWMRKDQDNNSRPNSNEYFGLNISYDDNTKTVDSHTLLRDLQGSSFFDATSHRYLYLVPREWLALPWVALESTLHEEISSYYSKHGKLEGAAIRVRNVTAFLQCYNGHFWMRKYQDQRDKPHLTEYLAILLPCIDCSPP